One Stenotrophomonas maltophilia DNA window includes the following coding sequences:
- a CDS encoding rhomboid family intramembrane serine protease: MTPVNLLLIAVTAILSWMAFNNRKLADRLILWPPAIDRHRQYDRLVTYGFIHADWSHLIFNMITLFFFGGFIESVMVQLTGSYLTYPAFYIGALLVSILPSYLKNQKNPNYLSLGASGAVSAVLFAFILIKPWSIILVFFIPAPAIVYAAFYVGYSIWMDKRGGDRINHSAHLAGAAFGVIFMLAMQPSIFNHFLRELSNPTFRLGGG, from the coding sequence ATGACCCCCGTCAATCTGCTGTTGATCGCCGTCACCGCCATCCTGTCGTGGATGGCGTTCAACAACCGCAAGCTGGCCGACCGCCTGATCCTGTGGCCGCCGGCCATCGACCGCCACCGCCAGTACGACCGGCTGGTGACCTATGGCTTCATCCACGCCGACTGGTCGCACCTGATCTTCAACATGATCACCCTGTTCTTCTTCGGGGGATTCATCGAGAGCGTGATGGTGCAGCTGACCGGCAGCTACCTGACCTATCCGGCGTTCTACATCGGCGCGCTGCTGGTCTCGATCCTGCCCAGCTACCTGAAGAACCAGAAGAATCCGAACTACCTCAGCCTGGGTGCGTCCGGTGCGGTGTCGGCGGTGCTGTTCGCCTTCATCCTGATCAAGCCGTGGTCGATCATCCTGGTGTTCTTCATCCCGGCGCCAGCCATCGTCTACGCCGCGTTCTATGTCGGCTACAGCATCTGGATGGACAAGCGCGGCGGTGACCGCATCAACCACAGTGCCCACCTGGCGGGCGCGGCGTTCGGCGTGATCTTCATGCTGGCCATGCAGCCGAGCATCTTCAACCACTTCCTGCGCGAACTCTCCAACCCGACCTTCCGCCTCGGCGGCGGTTGA
- a CDS encoding oligopeptide:H+ symporter: MSHDAVAPIAGQGKMPRQIPYIIGNEACERFSFYGMRNILVQFLITSLLLQEITAEGRAGEAKDIMHSFMIGVYFFPLLGGWLADKFFGKYHTILWFSLVYCAGHLCLALFENSREGFFLGLGLIALGAGGIKPLVASFMGDQFDQSNKHLAKIVFDAFYWIINFGSLFASLLIPLVLKNWGPQWAFGIPGILMFIATFVFWLGRKRYVLVPLPPKDPHSFANVVRTALTARVAGQGRPGLVIAVLGGVLAVASFGLVGSLGIVICLCLALVAILAGIGGGTWLQLDRARGQHPAEAVEGVRSVLRVLVIFALTTPFFSLFDQKASTWVLQGQQMQMPSWFTASQMQALNPLLVMILIPFNNLVLYPALRRFGFEPTALRRMTAGIAFSGLAWIVIGGIQVVMDGGNAMSIFWQILPYALLTFGEVLVSATGLEFAYSQAPQAMKGVVMSFWNLTTTIGNLWVLLSNAAVRNDTVTHQIAGTGLSEAAFLMFFFAGFAFIAALAFGWYAKRYRMVDNYRSA, translated from the coding sequence ATGAGCCACGACGCAGTCGCCCCCATCGCCGGCCAAGGAAAGATGCCGCGCCAGATTCCGTACATCATCGGCAATGAGGCCTGCGAACGGTTCAGTTTCTACGGGATGCGCAACATCCTGGTGCAGTTCCTGATCACCTCGCTGCTGCTGCAGGAAATCACGGCGGAAGGCCGTGCCGGTGAAGCCAAGGACATCATGCACAGCTTCATGATCGGCGTGTATTTCTTCCCGCTGCTCGGTGGCTGGCTGGCCGACAAGTTCTTCGGCAAGTACCACACCATCCTCTGGTTCAGCCTGGTCTACTGCGCCGGCCACCTGTGCCTGGCGCTGTTCGAGAACAGCCGCGAAGGCTTCTTCCTCGGCCTGGGCCTGATCGCGCTCGGCGCCGGTGGCATCAAGCCGCTGGTGGCCTCGTTCATGGGTGACCAGTTCGACCAGAGCAACAAGCACCTGGCCAAGATCGTCTTCGATGCCTTCTACTGGATCATCAATTTCGGCTCGCTGTTCGCCTCGCTGCTGATTCCGCTGGTGCTGAAGAACTGGGGCCCGCAGTGGGCGTTCGGCATCCCGGGCATCCTGATGTTCATCGCCACCTTCGTGTTCTGGCTGGGCCGCAAGCGCTACGTGCTGGTGCCGCTGCCGCCGAAGGATCCGCATTCGTTCGCCAACGTGGTGCGCACCGCGCTGACCGCGCGCGTGGCGGGCCAGGGCCGTCCGGGCCTGGTGATCGCCGTGCTCGGTGGGGTGCTGGCAGTGGCCTCGTTCGGCCTGGTCGGTTCGTTGGGCATCGTGATCTGCCTGTGCCTGGCGCTGGTGGCCATCCTCGCCGGCATCGGTGGCGGTACCTGGCTGCAGCTGGACCGCGCCCGCGGCCAGCATCCGGCCGAAGCCGTGGAAGGTGTGCGTTCGGTACTGCGCGTGCTGGTGATCTTCGCGTTGACCACGCCGTTCTTCTCGTTGTTCGACCAGAAGGCCTCGACCTGGGTCCTGCAGGGCCAGCAGATGCAGATGCCGAGCTGGTTCACCGCCTCGCAGATGCAGGCGCTGAACCCGCTGCTGGTGATGATCCTGATTCCGTTCAACAACCTGGTGCTGTACCCGGCCCTGCGCCGCTTCGGTTTCGAGCCGACCGCGCTGCGCCGCATGACTGCCGGTATCGCCTTCAGCGGCCTGGCCTGGATCGTCATCGGTGGCATCCAGGTGGTAATGGACGGTGGCAATGCCATGTCGATCTTCTGGCAGATCCTGCCGTACGCGCTGCTGACCTTCGGTGAGGTGCTGGTCTCGGCCACCGGCCTGGAGTTCGCCTATAGCCAGGCGCCGCAGGCGATGAAGGGCGTGGTGATGAGCTTCTGGAACCTGACCACCACCATCGGCAACCTGTGGGTGCTGCTGTCCAACGCGGCGGTGCGCAACGACACGGTGACCCACCAGATCGCCGGCACGGGCCTGAGCGAGGCGGCGTTCCTGATGTTCTTCTTCGCCGGCTTCGCCTTCATCGCGGCGTTGGCCTTCGGTTGGTACGCAAAACGCTATCGTATGGTCGACAACTACCGTAGCGCCTGA
- a CDS encoding endonuclease/exonuclease/phosphatase family protein, whose product MRPLAHARLLLSCLALLLALQAQARPQAPASATGGGEPRQLTVAALELPSRDDTQWKQRREQVAQLLTDLQPDVISVQQVLQQQGRNPACWLASRLRYSCDFVTADPPSQPLRHGNAMLTRLPVSEDGVTLLHPPGTFSAAGMMRLKLGEALVNIYVARLRPDLDEATARQHQTSDLMTWIGATSEGMPSLIAGDFSANTVELVRSTPGFQPARRNPGGRADPPAASGGGASGHGLDVLFQVKHFGGIRQQPILLPADGDLPGLRLGVMATLRLQGDTASAE is encoded by the coding sequence ATGCGCCCCCTCGCCCACGCCCGCCTCCTGCTCAGCTGTCTTGCGCTGTTGCTGGCGTTGCAGGCACAGGCGCGGCCGCAGGCGCCGGCGTCCGCCACTGGCGGGGGCGAGCCCCGGCAGCTGACGGTGGCCGCGCTGGAACTGCCCAGCCGCGATGACACGCAATGGAAACAGCGCCGCGAGCAGGTCGCGCAGCTGCTGACCGACCTGCAGCCGGACGTGATTTCGGTGCAGCAGGTGTTGCAGCAACAGGGCCGCAACCCGGCCTGCTGGCTGGCCAGCCGGCTGCGCTACAGCTGCGACTTCGTTACCGCCGATCCGCCCAGCCAGCCGCTGCGGCATGGCAACGCGATGCTGACCCGGCTGCCGGTCAGCGAAGACGGGGTCACCCTGCTGCATCCACCCGGCACCTTCAGCGCCGCCGGCATGATGCGGCTGAAGCTGGGCGAGGCGCTGGTCAACATCTATGTGGCGCGACTGCGCCCGGACCTGGACGAGGCCACCGCCCGCCAGCATCAGACCAGCGATCTGATGACCTGGATCGGCGCTACCTCCGAGGGCATGCCCAGCCTGATCGCCGGTGATTTCTCCGCCAACACGGTGGAACTGGTGCGCAGCACGCCCGGCTTCCAGCCGGCCCGGCGCAATCCCGGCGGCCGCGCCGATCCGCCCGCGGCCAGTGGCGGCGGTGCGAGTGGCCATGGGCTGGACGTGCTGTTCCAGGTCAAGCACTTCGGCGGCATCCGCCAGCAGCCGATCCTGCTGCCGGCCGACGGCGACCTGCCCGGCCTGCGCCTGGGCGTAATGGCGACTCTGCGCCTGCAGGGGGATACGGCGTCTGCCGAATAG
- a CDS encoding superoxide dismutase, producing MAYTLPKLSYAYDALEPHIDAATMEIHHTKHHQTYINNVNAALEGTEYADLPVEELVKKLKSLPENLQGPVRNNGGGHANHSLFWTVMAPNAGGNPVGDVAKAIDKDLGGFDKFKDAFTKAALTRFGSGWAWLSVTPDKKVVVESTGNQDSPLMEGNTPILGLDVWEHAYYLKYQNRRPEYIGAFFNVIDWNEVERRYQEAIA from the coding sequence ATGGCCTATACCCTGCCCAAGCTGTCCTACGCCTACGACGCGCTGGAACCGCATATCGATGCGGCGACGATGGAAATCCATCACACCAAGCATCACCAGACCTACATCAACAACGTCAACGCGGCGCTGGAAGGCACCGAGTACGCTGACCTGCCGGTCGAAGAACTGGTGAAGAAGCTCAAGTCGCTGCCGGAGAACCTGCAGGGTCCGGTGCGCAACAACGGTGGCGGCCATGCCAACCACTCGCTGTTCTGGACCGTGATGGCTCCGAATGCTGGCGGTAACCCGGTGGGCGACGTGGCCAAGGCCATCGACAAGGACCTGGGCGGCTTTGACAAGTTCAAGGACGCCTTCACCAAGGCTGCGCTGACCCGTTTCGGCAGCGGCTGGGCGTGGCTGAGCGTGACCCCGGACAAGAAGGTCGTGGTCGAGAGCACCGGCAACCAGGACAGCCCGCTGATGGAAGGCAACACCCCCATCCTCGGCCTGGACGTGTGGGAACACGCGTACTACCTGAAGTACCAGAACCGTCGTCCGGAATACATCGGCGCGTTCTTCAACGTCATCGACTGGAATGAAGTCGAGCGCCGTTACCAGGAAGCGATCGCCTGA